The nucleotide sequence ATATTCTTATAGAGAGTCCGATTTTTAACTTTAGTAGTGTCCGAACTCTATCATCTTATAGAGTCCGACTTTTATagtagtccgacttttatatgcTTATTTAGGTAGTCCGTCTTTTAACTTGTTTAGATAGGAAGTCCGATTTTTCTTAACCTTTCTTAGTAAGTCTGAGTTTGTGTCCTTTCTTAGTGAGTCCAAGTTTAGTTCTTTTTTATGGAGTCCGAATTTTATAGTATTTTACTCTGTGTCCGAATTTTAACCTTTAAGTGGTCTGAGTTTAAATTCCTAACAGTGTAGTGTCCGAGTTTTTCTGTTTGTGTTTTATTTCAGGTTTTTGTGATCCGGGATTTCACACTCTGATTAAAGCTCAGACGTTTCACTCCGTGTTTTCTCTCCGAGTTTGGATGTCACAGCCCCCGAACCCTAGTTCCCGAGAACGGGCGGCTgcgagccagttttggtggtatcctgtttatttatccaatttggcagcggaaattttcatcaggaccgtagttaggaaatatgtttatcagagtaaaccacctcattgtataatattaaacacatgggtaaagcccaagttttcagtacacataatttcataggaataaatcctattttattgaACAAAagcatctattttattcttaggtaactttattgccactttttccaagccttcagtgctgtccagctggcttctatttggctttcacatttcgttacctgaaacgcgttttgaaaacattttgtcagtgggaaatactggtgagtgaatcccagtttaatcaggtttaaataaaattcacagtgaacagtattgagggcgcatccgcaattacatttgtttacaggtaataccaattaacatccatggtactgtcatctgacttatggtcatgttactcctctccctaggtggtaacaaattttgtatacaaacccccaaatataccatcataattgtacccttacaaatactcaataactgtctttcacatgaagaaatatttaaggttttgtaaaaataattaacaaaaaggtttacacaaaagaaggatcactcacattgctgtcttagggttttcagaAATGATTTCCtaggaataatctataaattacacaaatgcacgtgtgttagtataataacccattttaacattagtaataccctccccgagacggcattccaacaactacgtcggggggaaccacgacagccgttacggaaccctagatcaatcgggcagcgtatctaatacgtctccaggggttataatacttacatcgtagcagaacctcgctatttagggggtataacacccgggtataataacaccactacagaaaatttgagaaagaaagaaagaaatgaacgatcggactgaaggcccgttgccttctatttatagggctgatatcgcgtctccacgcggcccgcgtaaagaacaggccaagcttacgcggccctcgtcaacgctgggtcaacgcgtagcttggctgggtcagcgtataggtccgccacgatgatgacacgtgtcatcaccgggctgcgccaccatttgAGACACTCGCGGCCTGCATTAACTTAAACGGggtcatacgcggcccgcatgaactaaagatttCAGCGGAGTCCAGTTACACCATCATACGGCCCGCGTGAaaggttggggtgggtctatgcggcccgcctcaacttaataattatggtttttaatttattttatatattataatctactttgggcttggttttcacatacggggtgcatataaagacatattgagacatttcaagatatattagggtgtcgaaaaatttatgagggtgtcggtttataTTTGGGTTGTTATATTGGACTTAGAAAATCTTTTCAGTAACacattgtgtgtgttttgtctggcggctgctttgtgtgagtgacgtcattcatcttcatcaagaatactcagtgtattcttgatttctctcacaaATCTTTGCATACTAGTATTTCATCTGCAGTGGttaatcatcaggtggattccgcacacctgttgatggctttagctgagtgagatcttggattaggaggccttacaaatattaataataaaagtgGGCTAGCAAGAAGCGGGTACAACCGAAAATAATTTAAAGCATCTGGATGTTTACAATATGGACACCGACCACCAATATATCACAGTTGGGTTGAGCCTTGGTCGCTAGTTATTGATCGTTCGTTGCCTTTTGTCGTGCTTGAACCTTTAATCTATCTCCATTGCTCGTGTTTTGCTGCCAAATTAAACCGGCAACTATCATCCACCACCATGTGTTCAGTCGTCCCAACCAATGTGTGAGATATTATAGTGTTTCGTGTTAAATTTGTATGATATATTGTAGTGTTTGTTAGGAATTGAATTTGAATACATTTGGTGATAGGAATCGTATGTTAGTTTTTCACTTAAATAGTATTTTGCAATAGTGGGAGGGGGTATATGTAACTTTTACCTTATATAAATAAAGAGCACTAGTGACTTGGGGAAGGGGAGAACGGAATTGGTAGTTGTTAGGCTCATTGCCATGTGCATGGGAAGGGCATAGCCCTGGGACCACTTGTGGTTGTTATCCTTGTAGATCCTTGTGATCAACTCTTTCAATTTAATACAATTAGCATCATTCGATTTCATCATCTTTGTTATACACAATTCAAACCCTATCATTTGGATATTTAGTCAAATTGCTATGCATGTGTTATGTATGTAGAAGATATTATCTAAATATTGTGGTGTTTGAATATTTGTTCAAATTCATAAACAGTGAACCATTAGGAATTGGATACAATGCCACAGTCGATGTAATGTGACATGATTCATCATGTTTGACTAATGTGAGTAATGTGACCATGTTTTTTATGTTTGACCTTATGTAACCATTTTTGGCCTAATGTTATATTATTGATCAAGTTTGACCTATTATACGTCATATGATTTATCATATTTGACCTATTTATGATTAATTGACCTATGTTTGACTTTTCTTTATATAAATGACATGATTTTGGATGAGGTACCAACAAGGGTAGCATCGAAGGGAGCAATCCTGGAGGTGGTTGGTGGAGGGAGCAATGTACAACGGCTCTGGCGGGCGCAGTGATCTACACACTAATGACTATGTGGGTGTGGGTCAGATGGAGAGAGATGTTGGTCTGGATGGGATTATGGTTGACGCAACATATATTGTTGGCTTTGAGCACAACGCTATGGTGTCAAAGTGTGACCCTAATAGTACGGGGTAGGTACCTCGTAATTCTCATGATCAGGTGGAGCTTAGGTTCATAGCATGATGGGTAACTAAGTTTAGGTGGTATGAATTTATTTgaatgttttatgttgtttatgtAATTTAATGTTGCCTGAATTTTCAGGCTTTTAGACCCCTACTCATACACTAATCTTTGTCATGTCCCGAGTTAAGTTTAGGGGAGAAAAGAaatgattctctcattttcttttctcttctctccgtttctttccaaattggaaagattAAATTTAGGCAAAAAAACCCCTTattttctcttctcttctctcctttaatgaaactctggaacacaactaaaaattatttctttccaaatcttttCTTTTCTCTCATTTAATGAAACTCAAGAACACAATGTTAGGGTCTTGTTCTGTGGTCTTTTGGCTCAATGGAAGAACGTCCCTAAGATCGAATAGACATCCCTAAGGTTGATCGCCGACCATGTAACAGGTCGTTTGTGCAATTATATAATTTAAAACTGTTTTAATTATTGCATTTCTagtttttatactttaacaaagataaggggctgtttggtagcctctgaatggtcattaagaggctacctcttaatggaaccattaagaattttatcaatgagaaggtagaagaatgtgacatgtaatgatttaccattcagaggttacctcttaactattcagacttgaggttacctcttattcattcagaggttttaaaccattaagagatagcatctgaatggtcattaagaggctaccaaacagcccctaagtgtaTGAATAGGGGGAGTATCAGTGGGTAACAACTCAACCTCATCCCTCTTTCCACCACCTTACACTCTCTCCTCCAAAACACCCAAGATATTTGGCTTAGTTCAGTTTGGTCCGTTACCAGTACCGATCTCATCCCTAAACTAAACCATTGGTAAGCTCTAAGGATGAAATGTAAGAAGCTGGAGTGATTAGTCCATTATGGACTCCAGCTTACTTGTTAAAAAGGACGATATAGTTGGTGTCTCAACATGGATAACTTATAAACCTTTGACAACACTCATGGATTATCATACTTTGTGATTTAAAAAATTGAAGCACAAATGATCCCAACAATAAGATACAAATACATACTCAAATGAATACTCTATAATGGACAGAAAACTACACAACACAAGCAAACGGAGAATTGCTCCATCAACTTGAAGAATATATGAAGTTTCGAATACAATATATATGTGACATACAAGAAATGTGTCATCTGTTCATTTCTATTTCTCCACTTCTTGTGATCTCCATTGAATTCCGAAACTTTTCTGCTTCTCTTGCTATTTGAATATCACAAGGCTTACAGTGCTGCATAAACATCTTTACGATGAATCGAGGAATCATGGATGCTATCAGAATCCCAGCTAGGCAAACCCAAAACAATCCGCTGCTTGCAAGATAAAAGATAGCCCTGCAAAACTTAGGATAATTTATTTAGTAAAACAGGCAATTTGATTTTTGGAGTTTTGGGTCAAACCCACCACTTTTcatatatattttcttttaatattcagtagtttgtttcaaattttcattGAGATATAAAACTGGAAAACCATGGTGTTAATTTATGAAACAAATTAGAAGATTATATTCGCATAGGCAAAAGACCAATAGGAATTAGTTGACTTTTGTGGTCAAATCCATTAATGTATGTATGTGCGTGAATTAAAAATGAGCTTGCGGACAACTGACATATTCACTGTGCCTAATGAGAGATGCAgtttgaccttttgaggtcaAACGCAGACTTTCTACTTCTGAAAAATCCAATATAAATTTAAACGGGAATCGGGTAAGAAACTAAACGTACCAATAACCAGGCAACACTGGAATAGCATCAATGATGACAACACAAATGCAAGTAGCAATAATAGATCCCCAAATTGACGCATGACTGATCCAAGTCCATCTGATAACATCCATAGCTAAGTGAATATTTACCATAAATACCACCGCAAGTGTCCACAAATCTCCTAAGCTTGAGCTATCAATATCACTTTTCCAATATGCCAATACTGGAATAAAAAATGCAATCACACTCTGCCACAATGTGTCCGCCATTGTAACCCAAAATAGTTTTACATTATAGCTTTCTTTTCTCTGTCCGGATCCATAAAGCTGAGGATATGTCATTAGCAATTTTCTACTTAAATCTTTGTCCAGTATCCCAATAACAATTGTCGGTATGGCGGTGTAGATTATTGAATATAATACACTGCTCCATTCTGTGATTGCTGTGGTTAATGTGAAACCCGTGTATAGCACATACCTGGagccagatttttttttttaaaaggacAATTTAGAGAAATTTGAAAGGTAGTTTAATGTTTTTATTTTAGAGATAATTATCAAATAGTTTATGTGATTTAGCGAAAGTAACACATCTGGGTCTAAATTTAAAATAATGCATGTTTGAGACATGCGTTTTCAGTTTGTAACATGTgtgtaggggtgttcatcgaatcaaATATCggattttcgaattattcgaatcgaattgttcgaataatttttatttttccttgaattcgtattcgattcgaatttgATTAAAACCtaccgaattcgattcgaatttgTATTCAAATAAAAAACCGAATTCGTATTCGATaaaaaattcgaattcgaatcgaattcgatttaattcagattctttaaaaacatgtaaaaaactatcaaaatgaaacataaattttaaagcagccataaagcacgatatcacattaaaaattccaaataaagtaccacaagtctaaaattcaaaactaGAATTCGGGAATAACCactccacattacaagttaatatttttacggttagaaatctattgatatatttgttacttaggttttagttacgggccatgtagtgggtttggtaatgggtaattttaatacttggaaaaaaattgaaaataatttatagtatagcttaataaaagttatatacgtattatatataaaaataatagataaaaatgtataatttttattcgaatttcgaatcgaatcaaatttgaaaattataaattcgtattcaatttacttgactcgaattgaatcgaattcgaatttgAATTCAAATTCTTACAATCGAAACGAATttttgataatcgaatcgaatttaaacgaatttcgaatttttcgaattcgaaacaaattctgaacacccctacatGTGTGCATACAAACGTTATCTTCTGTTAATTCTTTTAAAATGATAGTTCTATTATACTTTTTGAGTAAACTACATATATAGTCCCCATGGTTTATCAAAAGGGTGAAATAGTAATTTTACAAAACTTAACAAACTTGTAACAGAAAACTGACCAGAACAAGACAAGGACGAAGAGTGCATTTCTGTAGAAATTATAGAGGATCATGTAGGCCATGCGTTGGTAATTCCAATGACCATGAACCAACAAAAGTGGAACCAAGAATCTGAACTGGCCCATCGCAAAATCTGATGCCATTACAGCTTGGCGACCCTCTTGGCCACTGATGCCAACTCCTACGTCAGCCATTTGGATCATTGAAACATCATTTGCCCCTGCATCAATCATATGGGTGGCCATTGTTAGAAAACAAAAAGGTTGACTTTCTAAGTCAGACTGATCAACTTCCAATACCAAATTGGTTATGATTCTCATAAGTTTTAGTAAAATACTAGCTTTGATTCTGTAAACATATCTATAACTATATTGATTTCAAAAGATACGGTGCTTACCATCTCCAATGGCAAGGGTCATGTCGTCTGTCCTGTTCTTTATTAGAGCTACAATACCAGCTTTTTGTAGTGGGGCGACTCGACAACACAAGACCACAGCACATTTACTGGCTAACTCGAACAGCTGGATGAcgggaaaaaaaaaagaaattcaGAACATGAAATCTAGATATGGAAAAATGAGCATGCGGGAAAAGGGTGAAaccgtattttttttttttttttttttgtggttgacCCAATCGCTTTTGTCCAAAAAAAGTTTAAagtactatatatatataggtaaaggatcaaataaaaacaaaattaacgtacgaattgagggaaaaagcaaaaagtggcggtgtcattttggtaattatcagcaacttcaaatTACTGGGGAAAAAGCAAAAAGCGGCGGTGGCAATctggtaattatcagcaacttcaaaattactctagtagagtagagtaattttgagcatctgtagagtaattttgggaaatgtagggtaattatcaaattactctagtagagtaattttgacttttgtagagtaattttggaaaatgtcttgtagagtaattttgttagcatttagttatggggtttagtttttagcttttagttggggggggggggggggggggaggttagtgtaattttgataattaccctacaattttgataattaccctacacgaccaaaattactctacatgaacttttacaaaattactctacagaagctcaaaattactctactagagtaattttgaagttgctgataattaccaaaatgccaccgccACTTTTTTTGACTTTCTTTCAATTCGTACGTTTCGTACGTTTATTTATTTTCACAGGAACTTaactctatatatataataattattccGTCAAATATGATTACAAATGGTATTTATATTTCAGTAATAATCTAATGCTTTAAATAAAATGATTTAGAACCGGTTTGACCACTTGAACCGTTTCCTTTTAAGTTATTTTCTTATCTTCCGTGTTAGATATATAAGGTAACTCGAATCAACCCATTCACAAAATTAAACAAGCAGAAGAAATATGTGGTTTAAAGATTATTCACCTGCTCTTCAAGGTCAGAGTCAAGGATATAAACGAGACTTGTTCCATCAATGATTAGGGCAACAGAACTTGCATCGTCTTCAGAAGCATGCGTAACATTAATAAGCTTTCTAGATATAATCAATGCATCTTCTAAACTCCTTTGACACGTCATTTTAGAGTTGTTATTGATTACAATCTGTGTCATCTTGCTTGTTAAAAGCTTCGAGGAATACCCAATTGAAATGGCAGTTTCTTGTTTATCACCAGTCAAAACCCACACTTTTATGTTGGCTTTCCTCAGAGACTCGATTGCTTCAGGAACACCTTTTTGCAGTCTATCTTCAATGGCAGAAGCACCCAATAAACTCAGATTATTCTCTAAATTGATTGCAACTTTACGAAGTAAGCCTGCCCTACCCATTAAAGCAGTACTTGCAATCTCATACGATGTCTGCCACGTGTCAAATTCTGAAACGCTCAGCGCACGCGCTCCCACAACTAGGGTTCTTAAACCGATGGAAGAATATGAATGAAGATGGGTTTCAGTGGCTCTTACTACATCCAAGTTTAAGGATTCATCTATAACCTTAAACATTGTGGTGTCTGCACCTTTGACAAACACCTTTACTGTGCTGTCCGGGTATCCTAATATAACAGACATCCTTTTTCTGTCGCTATCAAACTCATGCATGCCAAGAACGTTAAATCTGCACTGCcaaattataaaaaaatcacaaaaaaaaattagaaatatCAAGACTTTCCTAATTATAAGtgttgacccccccccccctctccatATTAGAGGTGgcttttatatttattaattagtCGATTCAAGTAATGTAAAAGTTGTCACCAAAATTGTAGTTCTTAATACATACCTaaatcattttatttattattgacATATTAACCTTTTGTGATCATATTTCACACATTAATTGTTGAGAAAAAGTCAACCTTTTTGCACAAAAAGTGGTCCGTGTCAACCCAACTTGTTAGACCCCGCCCATTTTGCCATGTATAATCACTATCAATAGAGTTGAAAGTAGAAACAAAACAACAAAAGCACATGTGACATGTTTATGTAAGAAGTCTAAAAGGAATACACATCATACCTTTGTCTTTCTCCTTGAATATCAATAACAATGTGACCAGATGTTCGCTCAATGAGCATAAATCCGTAAGCAGCAGCAGCATAAACAAGTGCTTGTTCATCAGGAGATTCCCCTTGATAATCGATCAACTTCTCATTGGGATTAGATGTATTAGCAACAATAGGCACAATTGTATTGCAAGCAGCCAATGCCAGGAAGAAATCATATATGTCTTTGCTGGATTTTGTGTCGTTTCGGCTTTTTGATAGTTTAAGAAGATTTGGGTCAACCTGTACCTTCATCTTTGGCTTCCATATCTGCCCATCCACTAAAACCATGAAAACATTTTAATATTTGCGTATAAAATAAACGAAGAGCGTATATTAGCTATGCAATAAACCAAAAGGGAAACTTTATAAGACCTTGAATGCTGTATCCCCCTTCTTCACCGTAAAATTCTGTTTTCTCCCCACTGTAATCTACACCTGAAATGCTTGCAAACTGAAACTCCATCTTGTTTTCAGTTAACGTACCCGTTTTATCAGAGAATACATACTTTATTTGTCCTAAATCCTCGTTTATATTCAATGCACGACACTGAAATCTAGTGTTTGATGTTGCATCATACATCTTGTCATCGCGGATCATAAAGTAAGCTTGACCAACACGCACAAGCTCCATCGATATGTACAATGATATGGGTATCATAATCTGAAACACAATCACTGACATCAGAAATGTAAAGAATATCTCCATCCCCAAACCGTAATAATTGTAGTTCTCTACTTGTCCCTCAGAATAATCTTTCCTTCTATAAAACGGCATTATATCAAGCTCATCTTGATGGCGCTTCAGCCAAACACCAGCACAAGCCGAAACAACTACACACAGAGTAACAAGAAAGAAAGATAACAACATAATTTCCTGATTCATATGAGTTTCAAGACGACTCCTTTTAGATGGCGCCCCTGAGTTATTAAGCATTGCTTTCGTTTCC is from Helianthus annuus cultivar XRQ/B chromosome 9, HanXRQr2.0-SUNRISE, whole genome shotgun sequence and encodes:
- the LOC110878289 gene encoding phospholipid-transporting ATPase 1 isoform X1, which encodes MTSNRPDFNFKSSSSTSSRNSDNINTQIRNVDLQPSSSQLSIQSNSWRHSSNLGSRGVRHGSRSGVDSEGFSMSRKEIEIDDDDARLVYVNNPVKTNESFEFSGNSIRTGKYSVITFLPRNLFEQFHRVAYLYFLIIAILNQLPQLAVFGRGASIFPLASVLFVTAVKDGYEDWRRHKSDKIENNRMSYVLVNDRFRQKKCKDIQVGEVVKVSADETIPCDIVLLSTSDPTGVAYIQTINLDGESNLKTRYAKQETLSRVPEKDIISGLIKCEKPNRNIYGFQGNMEIDGKRVSLGPSNIILRGCVIKNTDWAVGVVVYAGRETKAMLNNSGAPSKRSRLETHMNQEIMLLSFFLVTLCVVVSACAGVWLKRHQDELDIMPFYRRKDYSEGQVENYNYYGLGMEIFFTFLMSVIVFQIMIPISLYISMELVRVGQAYFMIRDDKMYDATSNTRFQCRALNINEDLGQIKYVFSDKTGTLTENKMEFQFASISGVDYSGEKTEFYGEEGGYSIQVDGQIWKPKMKVQVDPNLLKLSKSRNDTKSSKDIYDFFLALAACNTIVPIVANTSNPNEKLIDYQGESPDEQALVYAAAAYGFMLIERTSGHIVIDIQGERQRFNVLGMHEFDSDRKRMSVILGYPDSTVKVFVKGADTTMFKVIDESLNLDVVRATETHLHSYSSIGLRTLVVGARALSVSEFDTWQTSYEIASTALMGRAGLLRKVAINLENNLSLLGASAIEDRLQKGVPEAIESLRKANIKVWVLTGDKQETAISIGYSSKLLTSKMTQIVINNNSKMTCQRSLEDALIISRKLINVTHASEDDASSVALIIDGTSLVYILDSDLEEQLFELASKCAVVLCCRVAPLQKAGIVALIKNRTDDMTLAIGDGANDVSMIQMADVGVGISGQEGRQAVMASDFAMGQFRFLVPLLLVHGHWNYQRMAYMILYNFYRNALFVLVLFWYVLYTGFTLTTAITEWSSVLYSIIYTAIPTIVIGILDKDLSRKLLMTYPQLYGSGQRKESYNVKLFWVTMADTLWQSVIAFFIPVLAYWKSDIDSSSLGDLWTLAVVFMVNIHLAMDVIRWTWISHASIWGSIIATCICVVIIDAIPVLPGYWAIFYLASSGLFWVCLAGILIASMIPRFIVKMFMQHCKPCDIQIAREAEKFRNSMEITRSGEIEMNR
- the LOC110878289 gene encoding phospholipid-transporting ATPase 1 isoform X3 translates to MSRKEIEIDDDDARLVYVNNPVKTNESFEFSGNSIRTGKYSVITFLPRNLFEQFHRVAYLYFLIIAILNQLPQLAVFGRGASIFPLASVLFVTAVKDGYEDWRRHKSDKIENNRMSYVLVNDRFRQKKCKDIQVGEVVKVSADETIPCDIVLLSTSDPTGVAYIQTINLDGESNLKTRYAKQETLSRVPEKDIISGLIKCEKPNRNIYGFQGNMEIDGKRVSLGPSNIILRGCVIKNTDWAVGVVVYAGRETKAMLNNSGAPSKRSRLETHMNQEIMLLSFFLVTLCVVVSACAGVWLKRHQDELDIMPFYRRKDYSEGQVENYNYYGLGMEIFFTFLMSVIVFQIMIPISLYISMELVRVGQAYFMIRDDKMYDATSNTRFQCRALNINEDLGQIKYVFSDKTGTLTENKMEFQFASISGVDYSGEKTEFYGEEGGYSIQVDGQIWKPKMKVQVDPNLLKLSKSRNDTKSSKDIYDFFLALAACNTIVPIVANTSNPNEKLIDYQGESPDEQALVYAAAAYGFMLIERTSGHIVIDIQGERQRFNVLGMHEFDSDRKRMSVILGYPDSTVKVFVKGADTTMFKVIDESLNLDVVRATETHLHSYSSIGLRTLVVGARALSVSEFDTWQTSYEIASTALMGRAGLLRKVAINLENNLSLLGASAIEDRLQKGVPEAIESLRKANIKVWVLTGDKQETAISIGYSSKLLTSKMTQIVINNNSKMTCQRSLEDALIISRKLINVTHASEDDASSVALIIDGTSLVYILDSDLEEQLFELASKCAVVLCCRVAPLQKAGIVALIKNRTDDMTLAIGDGANDVSMIQMADVGVGISGQEGRQAVMASDFAMGQFRFLVPLLLVHGHWNYQRMAYMILYNFYRNALFVLVLFWYVLYTGFTLTTAITEWSSVLYSIIYTAIPTIVIGILDKDLSRKLLMTYPQLYGSGQRKESYNVKLFWVTMADTLWQSVIAFFIPVLAYWKSDIDSSSLGDLWTLAVVFMVNIHLAMDVIRWTWISHASIWGSIIATCICVVIIDAIPVLPGYWAIFYLASSGLFWVCLAGILIASMIPRFIVKMFMQHCKPCDIQIAREAEKFRNSMEITRSGEIEMNR
- the LOC110878289 gene encoding phospholipid-transporting ATPase 1 isoform X2 translates to MTSNRPDFNFKSSSSTSSRNSDNINTQIRNVDLQPSSSQLSIQSNSWRHSSNLGSRGVRHGSRSGVDSEGFSMSRKEIEIDDDDARLVYVNNPVKTNESFEFSGNSIRTGKYSVITFLPRNLFEQFHRVAYLYFLIIAILNQLPQLAVFGRGASIFPLASVLFVTAVKDGYEDWRRHKSDKIENNRMSYVLVNDRFRQKKCKDIQVGEVVKVSADETIPCDIVLLSTSDPTGVAYIQTINLDGESNLKTRYAKQETLSRVPEKDIISGLIKCEKPNRNIYGFQGNMEIDGKRVSLGPSNIILRGCVIKNTDWAVGVVVYAGRETKAMLNNSGAPSKRSRLETHMNQEIMLLSFFLVTLCVVVSACAGVWLKRHQDELDIMPFYRRKDYSEGQVENYNYYGLGMEIFFTFLMSVIVFQIMIPISLYISMELVRVGQAYFMIRDDKMYDATSNTRFQCRALNINEDLGQIKYVFSDKTGTLTENKMEFQFASISGVDYSGEKTEFYGEEGGYSIQVDGQIWKPKMKVQVDPNLLKLSKSRNDTKSSKDIYDFFLALAACNTIVPIVANTSNPNEKLIDYQGESPDEQALVYAAAAYGFMLIERTSGHIVIDIQGERQRFNVLGMHEFDSDRKRMSVILGYPDSTVKVFVKGADTTMFKVIDESLNLDVVRATETHLHSYSSIGLRTLVVGARALSVSEFDTWQTSYEIASTALMGRAGLLRKVAINLENNLSLLGASAIEDRLQKGVPEAIESLRKANIKVWVLTGDKQETAISIGYSSKLLTSKMTQIVINNNSKMTCQRSLEDALIISRKLINVTHASEDDASSVALIIDGTSLVYILDSDLEEQLFELASKCAVVLCCRVAPLQKAGIVALIKNRTDDMTLAIGDGANDVSMIQMADVGVGISGQEGRQAVMASDFAMGQFRFLVPLLLVHGHWNYQRMAYMILYNFYRNALFVLVLFWYVLYTGFTLTTAITEWSSVLYSIIYTAIPTIVIGILDKDLSRKLLMTYPQLYGSGQRKESYNVKLFWVTMADTLWQSVIAFFIPVLAYWKSDIDSSSLGDLWTLAVVFMVNIHLAMDVIRWTWISHASIWGSIIATCICVVIIDAIPVLPGYWAIFYLASSGLFWVCLVGILIASMIPRFIVKMFMQHCKPCDIQIAREAEKFRNSMEITRSGEIEMNR